The proteins below come from a single Drosophila suzukii chromosome X, CBGP_Dsuzu_IsoJpt1.0, whole genome shotgun sequence genomic window:
- the LOC108005249 gene encoding uncharacterized protein has product MCMPYLNKLFGGGGRNRERRNRNGGITPLPSLANVTEVSLDTVRTVKSGKSAKSGKSASRRSTNTNAGQQPESSVSSMSNTEQSLAAASRGAVRNTTASAAPSVAPADGSRSRKSWWGYFGMNKNKKPSIESL; this is encoded by the coding sequence ATGTGCATGCCGTATTTGAACAAACTCTTCGGCGGCGGAGGTCGCAATCGGGAGCGTCGTAACCGGAATGGCGGTATTACCCCGCTGCCCAGTCTGGCCAATGTGACCGAGGTCTCGTTGGACACCGTGCGTACCGTCAAGTCCGGGAAGTCAGCGAAATCCGGCAAATCCGCCAGCAGGAGGAGCACCAACACCAATGCTGGCCAACAGCCCGAGTCCAGTGTGAGCAGCATGTCCAATACGGAGCAATCCCTGGCGGCCGCCTCCCGAGGAGCTGTTCGTAATACCACCGCCTCGGCGGCCCCCAGTGTTGCACCCGCCGATGGATCGAGATCGCGCAAATCCTGGTGGGGATACTTTGGCATGAACAAGAACAAGAAGCCCAGCATTGAGTCGCTCTAG